A portion of the Thermosediminibacter oceani DSM 16646 genome contains these proteins:
- a CDS encoding polysaccharide deacetylase family protein produces the protein MKIDKKYFTTFFCLLTIFAIILASHATVFKRVIYVFAGRDRLVPIYRVQTEEKRIAISFDAAWGSDKTPKLLEILKKYNVKTTFFLVKMWMDKYPDMTKLIAQEGHEIGNHSATHPQMGNLSKQQIIEEIKSTHEKIKELTGQECKVFRPPFGDYSNTLIETANELGYYVIQWDVDSLDWKDLSAGAIYSRVVNQVKPGSIVLFHNNGKYTAEALEPILKELIGRGYEIVPVSQLLIKGDYYVDRNTGEMRKKQ, from the coding sequence GTGAAAATAGATAAAAAATACTTTACGACATTTTTCTGTTTGCTGACCATTTTTGCTATTATTTTGGCCTCTCACGCGACAGTTTTCAAAAGGGTTATTTACGTTTTTGCTGGGCGGGATAGATTGGTACCTATCTACAGGGTTCAGACTGAAGAAAAGAGGATTGCCATTTCCTTTGATGCGGCCTGGGGTTCGGACAAAACTCCGAAATTACTCGAAATCTTGAAGAAATATAATGTTAAAACTACCTTTTTCCTCGTAAAGATGTGGATGGACAAATACCCGGACATGACGAAATTAATCGCTCAGGAAGGCCATGAAATAGGAAATCATTCCGCCACTCATCCGCAGATGGGGAATCTTTCGAAACAGCAGATAATCGAGGAGATAAAATCCACCCATGAAAAAATAAAGGAACTCACCGGTCAGGAATGTAAAGTCTTTCGGCCACCTTTTGGAGATTACAGCAATACACTGATCGAAACAGCCAATGAGTTGGGATACTATGTAATTCAGTGGGATGTGGATTCTCTCGATTGGAAGGATTTGAGTGCAGGAGCCATATACAGCAGGGTCGTCAACCAGGTAAAACCGGGATCTATAGTCTTATTCCACAACAACGGAAAGTATACCGCAGAAGCACTAGAACCGATATTAAAAGAATTGATAGGAAGAGGATATGAAATAGTTCCCGTGTCACAGCTCCTCATAAAGGGAGACTATTACGTTGACAGAAATACGGGAGAAATGCGGAAAAAGCAGTGA
- a CDS encoding TMEM165/GDT1 family protein, with amino-acid sequence MSHLKTFFTTFLMVFLAELGDKTQLTTLLMAAHNESLKSVFLGASLALIASSFIGVCLGGYMSRFLPESLIHSAAGISFIIIGILLLAQKF; translated from the coding sequence TTGTCCCACTTAAAAACCTTTTTTACAACTTTTTTAATGGTATTTCTAGCCGAGCTGGGGGATAAGACCCAGCTCACAACTCTTTTGATGGCTGCTCACAATGAATCTTTAAAAAGCGTCTTTTTGGGTGCATCGCTTGCTCTCATTGCAAGCAGTTTCATAGGCGTATGCCTGGGTGGGTATATGTCCAGGTTCCTTCCGGAAAGCCTCATTCACTCTGCCGCGGGGATCAGCTTCATAATTATCGGAATATTACTCTTAGCTCAGAAGTTTTAA
- a CDS encoding Na/Pi cotransporter family protein, with the protein MTLDSSLTLIGGLGLFIYGMKLMGEGLERAAGDRLRAILELFTRNRILGVLTGTLVTSIIQSSSATTVMVIGLVNAGLMDLLQAIGVIMGANIGTTVTAQLIAFRLTKAALPAIGVGTALHLFSKSKKQKFLGQVVLGFGLLFFGMQTMEVALKPLAAMPEFINFMANFGKTPVLGVLAGFLTTGIVQSSSATIGILQALAGQGIVDISIALPILFGDNIGTCVTAMLASIGTNVTARRAALLHLTFNVIGTVIFMLILPLFQTFIVHTSSDPVRQIANAHTFFNVINTIIQLPFAVLLVNLVIFLIPGKPDVVERGTKYIDDRLLDRPSIALSQAKKEIGRMGELALENLKESIKLFMNYNEKEAQTLREREVVINELARENIRYLSLLSQKPLGSDESRALADMINAINDIERVGDHDINLLELAEYKDDHRLPFSKEALKELSEMASEVEESFSLAVKAFVESDMNLAARVIQNEDRIDQMDLKLRDNHIKRINGGKCNPSSGVIYLDIISNLERIGDHAFNLASYILKVDKNYKRPIVW; encoded by the coding sequence TTGACTTTAGATAGTTCATTGACTTTAATTGGGGGCCTGGGGCTTTTCATCTATGGCATGAAGCTTATGGGAGAGGGACTGGAAAGGGCCGCAGGAGACAGGCTTAGGGCTATCCTGGAACTATTTACCAGAAACAGGATACTGGGAGTCCTGACGGGAACGCTGGTTACTTCTATCATCCAGAGCAGCAGCGCCACTACAGTAATGGTCATCGGCCTCGTCAACGCGGGACTCATGGACCTCCTGCAGGCCATCGGTGTAATAATGGGCGCCAACATAGGTACCACCGTCACCGCCCAGCTCATAGCTTTTAGGCTCACTAAAGCTGCTCTCCCGGCAATAGGGGTGGGCACAGCGTTACATCTTTTCTCCAAAAGCAAAAAACAGAAATTCCTCGGTCAGGTAGTTCTGGGATTCGGCCTTTTGTTTTTCGGCATGCAGACCATGGAGGTGGCGTTAAAGCCCCTTGCCGCAATGCCCGAATTCATCAATTTTATGGCAAACTTCGGTAAAACCCCCGTACTTGGCGTTTTAGCCGGATTTTTAACAACGGGCATAGTCCAGAGCAGCAGCGCCACGATAGGCATCCTCCAAGCTCTGGCCGGCCAGGGGATAGTCGATATCTCAATTGCATTGCCCATACTTTTCGGTGACAACATCGGCACATGTGTAACCGCCATGCTGGCCAGCATAGGCACCAACGTCACCGCCCGCCGGGCAGCTCTTCTTCACCTGACCTTTAATGTAATAGGCACGGTAATATTCATGTTAATACTGCCTCTTTTCCAAACGTTTATTGTCCATACATCATCCGATCCCGTGAGGCAGATAGCCAATGCTCATACTTTTTTCAATGTAATAAATACGATAATTCAATTACCTTTTGCAGTACTGCTGGTCAATCTGGTGATCTTCCTAATACCCGGTAAACCCGACGTAGTCGAGCGGGGCACAAAGTACATTGACGATAGGCTACTGGATAGACCGTCGATAGCCCTTTCCCAGGCTAAAAAGGAAATCGGGCGCATGGGTGAGCTGGCCCTGGAAAACCTGAAGGAATCCATCAAACTCTTTATGAATTATAATGAAAAAGAAGCACAAACTTTACGAGAAAGAGAAGTGGTTATAAACGAGCTTGCTAGAGAAAACATCAGATACTTATCACTGCTGTCCCAGAAACCCCTAGGATCCGACGAGTCGCGGGCGCTGGCTGATATGATCAACGCCATCAACGACATTGAAAGAGTGGGGGACCACGACATAAACTTGCTGGAGCTGGCAGAATACAAAGATGACCACCGCCTCCCCTTCAGCAAAGAAGCGTTAAAAGAGCTGTCGGAAATGGCATCCGAGGTGGAAGAAAGTTTTTCTCTCGCAGTGAAGGCCTTTGTTGAATCCGATATGAACCTTGCAGCTAGGGTAATCCAGAACGAGGACAGGATAGACCAAATGGACCTCAAACTCAGGGACAACCATATAAAGAGAATCAACGGGGGAAAATGCAATCCCAGTTCCGGGGTGATATACCTCGATATAATCAGCAATCTTGAACGCATTGGTGATCATGCTTTCAACCTGGCATCATATATACTAAAAGTGGACAAGAATTATAAAAGACCTATTGTGTGGTAA
- a CDS encoding ZIP family metal transporter — translation MDNFMKIFLYSSLSGLAVILGGYLGTKKIPNKIFAFVLTFGSGVLISVLSYSLMHEAYRHSGPVFTSVAFMAGGFVFYAIEGLLIRKIAPGIGMMLGTALDDLPEALSMGIGFASDTGKLGIVLALSIFLHNIPEGISSTTELIEEGRFSPKSAVTLAFLIALLTPFAALTGYYLLRNIGRTWLGIIMAFSGGSILFMTGTDMIPKAHKIGEKIENIGLLAGFLAAFLLSRLM, via the coding sequence ATGGATAATTTTATGAAGATTTTTTTATACAGCTCTCTTTCAGGCCTGGCGGTGATTCTAGGCGGGTATCTAGGTACGAAAAAGATTCCTAATAAAATTTTTGCCTTCGTCCTGACCTTCGGTTCGGGAGTGCTTATTTCGGTTCTGTCCTACTCGTTAATGCACGAAGCATACCGGCACTCGGGCCCCGTCTTCACATCGGTTGCTTTTATGGCGGGAGGCTTTGTATTTTACGCCATAGAAGGACTGCTAATAAGGAAAATTGCTCCCGGTATCGGGATGATGTTGGGCACCGCCCTGGACGATTTGCCCGAGGCATTAAGCATGGGCATCGGTTTTGCCAGCGATACCGGGAAGTTAGGTATAGTTCTTGCGCTTTCTATCTTCCTGCACAACATTCCTGAGGGGATTTCTTCTACCACCGAACTGATCGAAGAAGGCAGATTTTCGCCCAAGTCTGCGGTGACTCTGGCATTCCTAATCGCCCTTTTGACCCCCTTCGCTGCTTTAACCGGGTATTACCTGCTTCGAAATATAGGCAGAACCTGGCTCGGAATAATAATGGCTTTTTCCGGCGGATCGATACTTTTCATGACCGGCACCGACATGATACCGAAAGCTCACAAAATAGGCGAAAAGATCGAAAACATCGGTCTCCTTGCCGGATTCCTGGCAGCCTTTCTGCTCAGCAGGCTCATGTAA
- a CDS encoding B12-binding domain-containing radical SAM protein: MKVLLVGLNSKYIHTNLAIRNLAAYCRSDDVKIFEATINDSIDDVLEEIILNSPQMVAFSCYIWNIDYVLYLAENLKKVSPKITVVLGGPEVSHDAGEILKRCDYVDYVIIGEGEYTFKAFLDAFRGNGLFSEIPGIAYRRDGRLYVNPQAGYVDLNEVPFSYDEQEDLSHRLVYYETSRGCPFNCAFCLSSLDKAVRTASLEKVERDLSFFVRKGVDTVKLVDRSFNCDTERAIAILDIIRRLGGNTVFHCEINPELVNDRFLKGLEGIEDRLRFEVGIQTTNPESLKEISRNPDVERALRGIERLKAAGVKLHVDLIAGLPYDDFESFSRAFDDVYRLEPDEIQLGFLKLLKGTRLRDKSEKYGMVYRSRAPYEILYNRWIGYEELAVLKGIAKLLDKYYNTGRFKYSLAHLGGTFKRPFEFYLSLYNYWRQKGLLRKELSLKSLYDHLYRYAVTLNLEPGLVKDLIKFDYMYSGCKGSPPDCINREKDRHLKDKVKALAGNQEWLKQNLPGVKELSNGNIWNKISYGYFSHDVTSDFRKREIGVIFLYTANGTHFAKFDP; encoded by the coding sequence ATGAAGGTACTGCTGGTGGGGCTAAATTCCAAGTATATTCACACAAACCTGGCCATCAGGAATCTGGCAGCGTACTGCCGGTCGGACGACGTAAAGATTTTCGAGGCCACCATAAATGACAGCATTGATGACGTGCTGGAGGAGATAATCCTCAACTCTCCTCAAATGGTGGCTTTTTCTTGTTATATATGGAATATCGACTATGTGCTATACCTTGCCGAGAATTTAAAGAAAGTAAGTCCAAAGATAACCGTGGTACTTGGAGGGCCGGAGGTTTCGCACGATGCTGGCGAAATCCTGAAAAGGTGCGATTATGTGGATTATGTCATTATCGGGGAAGGGGAATATACTTTTAAGGCGTTTCTTGACGCCTTTCGGGGTAACGGGCTTTTTTCGGAAATCCCGGGGATTGCGTACCGCCGGGACGGTAGACTTTACGTAAATCCGCAGGCAGGCTATGTGGATTTAAACGAGGTACCCTTCTCTTACGATGAGCAGGAAGACCTGAGCCACAGGCTGGTGTATTACGAGACGTCAAGGGGGTGTCCCTTCAATTGCGCCTTCTGTCTTTCCTCCCTGGATAAAGCCGTGAGAACAGCCAGCCTTGAAAAGGTGGAGCGGGACCTTTCTTTTTTCGTGAGGAAGGGGGTTGACACGGTCAAATTAGTAGACCGCTCCTTTAACTGCGATACCGAAAGAGCCATAGCAATTCTGGATATAATCCGGCGTTTAGGGGGGAATACCGTTTTCCACTGCGAAATAAATCCGGAGCTTGTAAACGACAGATTTTTAAAAGGGCTGGAGGGTATCGAAGACAGGCTCAGGTTTGAGGTGGGTATCCAGACCACCAACCCCGAAAGCCTGAAAGAAATATCCAGGAATCCGGATGTTGAAAGGGCGCTGAGGGGCATCGAACGTTTAAAGGCAGCCGGAGTGAAACTCCACGTTGACCTGATCGCCGGCCTCCCCTATGATGACTTTGAAAGTTTTAGCCGGGCCTTCGACGATGTCTACCGGCTTGAGCCGGATGAAATACAACTAGGGTTTTTAAAACTTTTAAAAGGCACCCGCTTAAGGGATAAGTCGGAAAAATACGGTATGGTATACCGCTCCAGGGCTCCCTACGAAATACTATACAACCGGTGGATAGGTTACGAAGAGCTGGCCGTGTTGAAGGGTATAGCAAAACTGCTGGACAAATACTACAATACCGGCAGGTTTAAGTATAGCCTGGCTCATCTGGGAGGCACCTTCAAAAGGCCCTTCGAGTTTTACCTTTCTTTGTACAACTACTGGAGGCAAAAAGGGCTTTTGAGAAAAGAACTTTCCCTGAAATCTCTGTACGATCATCTTTACCGTTATGCCGTTACATTGAATCTTGAGCCGGGACTTGTAAAAGATCTGATCAAGTTCGATTACATGTACTCCGGCTGCAAGGGATCTCCTCCCGATTGTATAAATCGCGAAAAGGACAGGCATCTTAAAGACAAAGTCAAAGCCCTGGCAGGTAATCAAGAATGGCTGAAGCAAAATTTACCCGGGGTCAAGGAATTATCGAACGGCAATATATGGAACAAGATTTCTTACGGGTATTTCAGCCACGACGTAACATCCGATTTTCGCAAAAGGGAGATAGGCGTGATTTTCCTGTATACCGCTAACGGAACGCATTTTGCTAAATTCGACCCGTGA
- a CDS encoding shikimate dehydrogenase: MEIKGDTKVLGIIGYPVDHSLSPVIHNAAFEELKLSCVYVPFPVKPENLKEAIEGIRALNVGGVNVTIPHKVKVMNYLDEISKEAAVIGAVNTIVNKGGRLVGFNTDASGFKDALYRIAGVDLTGKRVLVLGAGGAARAVVGQCLLSGASSIIVSNRTKTRAKELEFHFKKAGMGSKISIIEWGKQPWRRVASRVDIIANTAGAGQKDDLGLELEIPWDDLDKNTVFFDAVYGSGSTRLLKEAQSRGHLTVPGKYMLLYQGVEAFKLWTGLDAPLEVMEAALDRFLKG, from the coding sequence ATGGAAATCAAAGGTGATACTAAGGTCTTAGGCATTATAGGGTACCCTGTAGATCATTCGCTCTCGCCGGTAATCCACAACGCTGCTTTTGAGGAACTAAAGCTGAGCTGCGTTTACGTACCCTTTCCGGTAAAGCCTGAAAATCTAAAAGAGGCTATTGAGGGTATAAGAGCGCTAAATGTAGGTGGAGTCAACGTAACGATACCTCACAAGGTTAAAGTGATGAATTACCTGGATGAAATATCTAAAGAAGCTGCTGTAATCGGGGCGGTAAATACCATAGTAAATAAAGGCGGCCGGTTGGTGGGTTTTAATACCGACGCTTCCGGATTTAAAGATGCGCTTTACAGGATAGCCGGAGTGGATCTAACCGGCAAGAGGGTTCTGGTGCTGGGAGCCGGTGGTGCCGCCAGGGCTGTTGTAGGCCAGTGCCTTTTATCCGGAGCGTCCTCGATTATAGTCTCAAATAGGACGAAGACCAGAGCTAAAGAGCTCGAGTTCCACTTTAAAAAGGCCGGCATGGGCTCGAAAATTTCCATCATAGAATGGGGAAAACAGCCCTGGCGCCGGGTCGCGAGCCGGGTCGACATAATAGCAAATACGGCGGGTGCGGGACAAAAAGATGACCTCGGCCTGGAGCTGGAAATACCCTGGGATGACCTGGATAAGAATACCGTTTTCTTCGATGCTGTATACGGCTCCGGGTCGACGCGTCTTTTAAAGGAAGCGCAATCCAGGGGGCATCTTACTGTTCCGGGTAAATACATGCTGCTTTACCAGGGGGTTGAGGCGTTTAAACTTTGGACGGGCCTGGATGCACCCCTTGAAGTCATGGAGGCTGCTCTGGACCGTTTTTTGAAAGGATGA
- the thiI gene encoding tRNA uracil 4-sulfurtransferase ThiI, which yields MENIYLLSFGEIGLKGENRPYFERILVKRIKQALAGFEGVDVRKTHGRIYVKAVGPQEEVVERLKRVFGVVAISPAKSCDLNIDSIKEAALSAMREVDYMGKTFKVESRRTNKSFPIKSPDISRLVGAHILKNLRGLSVDVHNPDIEVNVEVREKGFVYCKRIPGPGGLPLGCNGKAVLLLSGGIDSPVAGYMVMKRGVEIEPVYFHSFPFTSDRAKEKVVELCRVLSGYSGKIRLHVVNFTDVLKELGEKGPNELLTILMRRMMVRISQEIAKKIGAKALVTGESIGQVASQTMEALMATNEVAELPVYRPLIGFDKVEIIELAKRIGTYDISIEPYADCCSIFVPEHPKTRPKLTDVHKAEERFDIAKFTQWGLENIEIIEVTPGIV from the coding sequence ATGGAAAATATTTACCTTTTGAGCTTCGGCGAAATCGGATTGAAAGGGGAAAACCGACCTTATTTCGAGCGCATTTTAGTAAAAAGGATAAAGCAGGCTTTGGCCGGTTTTGAAGGTGTTGACGTCAGGAAAACCCACGGGAGAATATACGTTAAAGCCGTGGGTCCTCAGGAAGAGGTGGTGGAGAGGCTGAAAAGGGTTTTTGGCGTCGTTGCCATAAGCCCTGCAAAAAGCTGTGACCTCAACATCGATTCTATAAAAGAAGCGGCCCTTTCGGCGATGCGCGAAGTGGATTACATGGGTAAGACCTTCAAGGTAGAAAGCCGGAGGACCAACAAATCTTTTCCGATAAAGTCCCCTGATATAAGTCGCCTTGTAGGGGCGCATATACTCAAGAACCTGCGAGGGTTGAGCGTTGATGTTCATAATCCTGATATAGAAGTAAACGTGGAGGTAAGGGAGAAAGGGTTTGTGTACTGCAAGAGAATTCCGGGCCCCGGCGGTCTGCCGCTGGGTTGTAACGGAAAGGCGGTACTTTTGCTCTCCGGCGGAATCGACAGTCCGGTAGCCGGCTATATGGTAATGAAACGGGGGGTCGAAATAGAGCCGGTTTACTTTCACAGCTTCCCTTTTACCAGCGATAGGGCCAAAGAAAAAGTGGTGGAACTCTGCCGCGTACTTTCAGGTTATTCCGGCAAAATACGCCTTCACGTAGTGAACTTTACCGATGTACTTAAAGAGCTGGGGGAAAAGGGTCCCAATGAACTGCTCACAATTCTCATGAGGCGCATGATGGTTAGGATTTCCCAGGAAATAGCGAAAAAAATCGGCGCTAAAGCTCTGGTAACGGGTGAAAGCATAGGGCAGGTGGCCAGTCAGACCATGGAAGCGCTGATGGCTACCAATGAAGTTGCGGAGCTACCGGTTTATAGACCCCTTATAGGATTTGACAAGGTTGAGATCATCGAGCTGGCAAAGAGGATAGGTACTTATGACATTTCAATAGAGCCGTATGCCGATTGTTGTTCGATATTCGTGCCTGAACACCCGAAGACCAGACCGAAACTTACCGATGTCCACAAGGCGGAAGAGAGGTTTGATATAGCCAAGTTCACCCAGTGGGGTTTGGAGAACATCGAAATCATTGAGGTTACGCCAGGAATCGTTTGA
- a CDS encoding cysteine desulfurase family protein, with translation MEEIREVYLDNSATTKVAKEAVDAMVQAMTLAFGNPSSLHRKGMEAERIVSKSRETLAAFLGAKSREIYFTSGGTESNNLAIKGAAYARKRYGRHLITTAIEHPSVLDVFKSLEEEGFSVTYLGVDDSGHINLEELERALKPDTILVSIMYVNNEVGSIQPIEAAAEIIAKNKNTLFHVDAVQAFGKIPLIPHLKGIHLMSLSAHKIYGPKGVGALYVRDGIKIMPLFNGGGQEEGLRSGTENVPGIAGFSAASELAFKNMAAWQARMRELKERLKDRILEEIPDAVLNGSENGAPHILNISFLGTRAEVLLHALESHGIYVSTGSACSSYKKGKSHVLAAMGKTAEEIDSALRFSFSPFLSLEDIDYTVEILKKEVTELRKFIRR, from the coding sequence ATGGAAGAAATAAGGGAGGTATATCTGGATAACAGCGCTACTACAAAAGTGGCCAAAGAAGCGGTTGATGCAATGGTGCAGGCAATGACTTTGGCGTTCGGAAATCCATCTTCTCTTCACAGAAAAGGGATGGAAGCCGAGAGAATAGTTAGTAAAAGCCGCGAAACCCTGGCCGCCTTTCTGGGGGCAAAGTCGCGGGAGATTTATTTTACATCCGGCGGCACCGAATCCAATAATCTGGCGATAAAAGGCGCTGCCTACGCAAGGAAGCGCTACGGAAGGCACCTGATAACAACGGCCATTGAGCACCCTTCCGTACTCGACGTTTTCAAAAGCCTCGAAGAAGAGGGTTTTTCCGTCACTTACCTGGGAGTGGACGATTCCGGGCATATAAATTTGGAGGAGTTGGAGCGGGCGCTTAAACCTGATACAATTCTAGTAAGCATCATGTACGTCAACAATGAGGTGGGTTCCATCCAGCCCATTGAAGCTGCGGCGGAGATTATCGCGAAAAATAAAAATACGCTTTTCCACGTAGATGCGGTCCAGGCTTTCGGCAAAATTCCGCTTATTCCCCACCTCAAGGGTATACATCTTATGTCATTGAGCGCCCACAAGATATATGGCCCAAAGGGTGTCGGAGCGCTGTACGTCAGGGACGGAATCAAAATAATGCCGCTTTTTAACGGCGGCGGCCAGGAGGAAGGATTGCGTTCGGGGACGGAAAACGTGCCCGGCATAGCGGGCTTTAGCGCCGCTTCGGAACTCGCCTTTAAAAATATGGCCGCCTGGCAGGCGAGGATGCGGGAACTCAAGGAGAGACTAAAAGACAGGATACTGGAAGAAATACCAGATGCAGTTTTGAACGGCTCTGAAAACGGTGCACCTCACATCCTGAACATATCTTTTCTGGGCACCAGAGCGGAAGTGTTGCTCCATGCCCTTGAGTCCCACGGTATCTATGTGTCTACGGGTTCTGCCTGTTCTTCTTATAAAAAGGGCAAAAGTCACGTGCTGGCCGCCATGGGAAAGACGGCTGAAGAGATAGACAGTGCCCTGCGCTTCAGCTTTTCGCCCTTCCTTTCTCTGGAAGACATAGACTATACCGTTGAGATACTAAAGAAAGAAGTGACCGAGTTAAGAAAATTTATACGGAGGTAG
- a CDS encoding winged helix-turn-helix domain-containing protein produces the protein MEIKYKIWIEHEGKQVFGDGIYRLLQLVEKYGSINQAAAAQKMSYRQAWGKIKKIEKRLGVKLLERHRGGENGGGAVLTETGKAMMSRYGELVDKIESLLASQISWK, from the coding sequence ATGGAAATTAAATATAAAATATGGATAGAACACGAGGGCAAGCAGGTTTTCGGCGACGGGATCTATAGGCTTTTACAGCTTGTTGAAAAATACGGCTCTATCAATCAGGCTGCTGCTGCTCAGAAGATGTCCTACCGGCAGGCATGGGGGAAGATCAAGAAGATAGAAAAAAGGCTGGGAGTTAAGCTGCTGGAGAGACATAGAGGAGGAGAAAACGGCGGAGGAGCAGTGCTGACCGAGACGGGTAAGGCTATGATGAGCCGGTATGGAGAACTGGTGGACAAAATAGAAAGCCTCCTGGCGTCTCAGATTTCGTGGAAATAA
- a CDS encoding ferritin-like domain-containing protein produces the protein MQLTQKEKLYLQDTLSHERVSVTKCNYYASQAQDPQVANMLRNLANREQQHIDTITNLLQQAGVQPPAH, from the coding sequence TTGCAGTTAACGCAAAAAGAAAAACTATACCTGCAGGATACTCTAAGCCATGAGAGGGTCAGCGTCACAAAATGCAACTATTATGCCAGTCAGGCTCAGGATCCTCAAGTAGCAAATATGCTGCGGAACCTGGCAAACAGAGAACAGCAGCATATAGATACGATAACAAACCTGCTCCAGCAGGCCGGAGTACAGCCCCCTGCCCATTAA
- a CDS encoding spore coat protein → MQQAATATIADKDMMNDILMTMKYLSGVYETAIMECTNEAVRNALRQIQDEEQQNAKMIFDFMVQKGWYKPQ, encoded by the coding sequence ATGCAGCAGGCCGCTACCGCCACCATAGCCGACAAGGATATGATGAACGACATACTTATGACGATGAAATACCTTTCCGGAGTATACGAAACCGCGATAATGGAATGCACCAATGAGGCGGTGAGAAACGCCCTTCGCCAGATCCAGGATGAGGAGCAACAGAACGCCAAAATGATTTTCGATTTCATGGTTCAGAAAGGCTGGTACAAACCTCAATAA
- a CDS encoding IS1182 family transposase, with translation MLTKKNREIIEQVELVSIDSLVPQDHLLRAVEESIDFNFIYDEVKDLYSENTGRPSIDPVVLIKLLMLQALYGIRSMRQTIREVEVNVAYRWFLGYGLQEKIPHFSTFGKNYERRFKESDLFEKIFERVLMEAIECGFVKTDAVFIDATHIKASANKNKYIEKVAKQRTQKYKEELLKEINAEREANGKKPFEEEDDDDDNNKGENSSKKVRVSTTDPESGMFQKGEKERCFAYTASVACDRNNFVLGVKIAPGNVHDSQVFSHLFQEVNDKFSKIEAVVVDAGYKTPGICREIIEAGALPVMPYKRPMTKDGYFKKREYVYDEYYDCYICPNNQILEYSTTNRAGYREYRSNPQICCKCPMRLQCTKSKNYTKIITRHIWEHYIEIAEDIRHTQWGKELYKMRGQTIERVFADAKEKHGMRYTNLRGLRKVGHYLTLLFACMNLKKLALWKKRRGTFPPTVPALHSFFLKIFFAFNKKPLLGYAS, from the coding sequence ATGTTAACGAAGAAAAATCGAGAAATAATAGAGCAGGTAGAATTAGTAAGCATCGATAGCTTAGTACCTCAAGACCATCTCCTTAGGGCAGTAGAAGAAAGCATCGACTTTAATTTCATTTATGATGAAGTAAAAGACCTATATAGCGAAAATACAGGAAGACCTAGTATTGACCCGGTAGTGTTAATTAAGCTACTCATGCTCCAAGCATTGTATGGAATCCGCTCCATGCGCCAAACCATCAGAGAAGTAGAAGTCAATGTAGCTTACCGTTGGTTTTTAGGCTATGGATTACAAGAAAAAATACCTCACTTTTCAACTTTTGGAAAAAACTATGAACGGCGGTTTAAGGAAAGTGATCTATTTGAAAAGATATTCGAGCGGGTGTTGATGGAAGCAATAGAATGCGGGTTTGTTAAAACAGATGCAGTATTTATCGATGCTACTCACATAAAAGCCAGTGCCAATAAGAATAAATATATCGAGAAAGTCGCTAAGCAACGGACTCAAAAATATAAGGAAGAACTTTTAAAAGAAATCAACGCCGAACGGGAAGCAAACGGTAAAAAGCCCTTTGAAGAAGAAGATGATGATGACGATAACAACAAAGGAGAAAATAGCTCTAAAAAAGTCAGGGTAAGCACCACAGATCCTGAAAGTGGGATGTTTCAAAAAGGGGAAAAAGAGCGCTGCTTTGCCTACACAGCTTCTGTAGCCTGTGACCGGAACAACTTTGTCCTTGGTGTCAAAATAGCACCTGGAAATGTTCATGACAGCCAGGTATTCTCCCATTTATTTCAAGAAGTAAACGATAAATTTTCTAAAATAGAGGCGGTAGTGGTTGATGCAGGCTACAAAACCCCCGGGATATGCAGAGAAATCATTGAGGCAGGAGCGCTTCCCGTTATGCCCTACAAGAGGCCGATGACCAAAGATGGCTACTTTAAAAAACGCGAATACGTCTATGACGAATATTATGATTGTTACATATGCCCCAACAACCAAATATTAGAATACAGCACCACCAACCGGGCGGGATACCGGGAATATAGGAGCAACCCCCAAATATGCTGTAAATGTCCCATGCGCCTACAGTGCACCAAAAGTAAAAATTACACAAAAATCATAACTCGGCATATATGGGAGCATTACATAGAAATAGCGGAAGATATAAGACACACCCAATGGGGTAAAGAACTATACAAAATGCGCGGCCAGACCATCGAGCGGGTATTTGCCGATGCGAAGGAAAAGCATGGCATGCGCTATACAAATCTACGAGGCTTGAGGAAAGTTGGACATTACCTCACGCTTCTTTTCGCATGCATGAATTTAAAAAAGCTGGCTTTATGGAAGAAAAGACGGGGAACGTTTCCGCCAACAGTCCCCGCTTTACATTCGTTTTTCTTAAAAATTTTCTTCGCCTTCAACAAAAAGCCGCTTTTAGGTTATGCATCCTAA